From a single Apium graveolens cultivar Ventura chromosome 2, ASM990537v1, whole genome shotgun sequence genomic region:
- the LOC141708309 gene encoding two-component response regulator-like APRR5 isoform X1: MGEVAMSGEKMEIESKNDGVVRWDKFLPRMAMRVLLVEADDSTRQIITALLRKCNYKVAAVADGLKAWELLKGRPQNVDLILTEVELPSISGFALLTLIAEHDVCKNIPVIMMSAHDSVNTVYKCMLRGAADFLVKPVRKNELKNLWQHVWRRQSQSISDGPQATSDAQQKVEATAENDATSNHSSGYEACIQRNRECIEKGSDAQSSCTKPDLEAEEANLGHKQDLTQQKQNKSLIISDINMQKLDQCFNESEQMLMHDGNASGVPSVPNVTDMMTSSRDNVAADNVRANCSREAIDLIGSFDKYPTRSYRSLGSTYGTNKVESSSLLDLTLRRSHPSGSVNQVADDGHKLKQSDASAFSRYVSNRTIQLPHSTSASTSYRQKGYETSSDKQRSYQAFDYNSDTRAPVVGPDFNNLSPITSQLGQGEIQSPSPQQRAIPVTVPVRGVNLVNPSNTNVSAIPSVFFSQSSRSQLQSPNLSNYQDPTIQVNQTYPFDSQTKSSPQLRYVMDQNTNRASPDQTDQKQAHKLDISEERGHFSSATDQSGSNSFCNSSLNRFNSINKGNVNSVPNMKFGPVSRNETTLVQDGTNNRSIQREAALTKFRMKRKDRCFEKKVRYESRKKLAEQRPRVKGQFVRQLQTGDLQTGDDDPSIETDNHNVDSSAN; encoded by the exons TTGCTGCTGTTGCCGATGGTCTAAAGGCATGGGAGTTGCTGAAAGGAAGGCCACAAAACGTAGACCTTATACTGACAGAAGTGGAGCTGCCATCTATCTCTGGATTTGCTCTGCTTACGTTGATCGCAGAGCATGATGTCTGTAAAAATATTCCTGTTATAA TGATGTCTGCACATGATTCGGTTAACACAGTCTATAAATGCATGCTTAGAGGTGCTGCTGACTTTCTTGTTAAGCCTGTTAGGAAAAATGAACTGAAGAACTTATGGCAGCATGTTTGGAGAAGACAATCT CAGTCTATTAGTGATGGGCCCCAAGCTACAAGTGATGCACAACAAAAAGTTGAAGCCACAGCCGAGAACGATGCTACTAGTAATCATTCTAGTGGCTATGAGGCATGTATTCAGAGAAATCGTGAATGCATTGAGAAAGGAAGTGATGCTCAG AGCTCTTGCACAAAACCTGATTTAGAAGCCGAGGAAGCAAACTTGGGACACAAGCAGGACCTCACACAACAGAAGCAGAACAAATCTCTAATAATAAGTGACATAAATATGCAGAAGTTGGACCAGTGCTTCAATGAAAGTGAGCAAATGCTAATGCACGACGGGAATGCTTCTG GAGTACCATCAGTTCCAAATGTCACTGATATGATGACTTCGTCAAGAGACAATGTGGCTGCTGATAATGTTCGAGCCAACTGTTCTAGGGAAGCAATTGACTTGATTGGATCATTTGATAAATACCCTACTCGCAGTTACAGAAGCTTAGGCTCAACCTATGGGACGAACAAGGTTGAGTCGTCCTCATTGCTGGACCTTACCCTGAGAAGATCTCATCCTAGTGGCTCAGTGAATCAAGTTGCAGACGACGGGCATAAGTTAAAACAGTCAGATGCCTCAGCCTTTTCAAG GTATGTTAGCAACAGGACAATTCAGCTCCCACATTCAACATCTGCAAGCACTTCTTATCGGCAAAAAGGTTATGAAACCAGTTCCGATAAACAGAGATCCTACCAAGCATTTGATTATAACTCTGATACTCGAGCACCTGTGGTTGGTCCTGATTTCAATAATTTATCCCCGATTACTAGTCAACTTGGTCAAGGTGAAATTCAATCGCCCTCCCCTCAGCAGAGAGCAATTCCTGTCACAGTTCCTGTCAGAGGTGTGAATCTTGTGAATCCATCCAATACCAATGTTTCTGCAATACCTTCTGTGTTCTTTTCCCAATCAAGCCGCTCACAATTGCAGAGTCCAAATTTATCTAATTACCAGGATCCTACCATTCAAGTTAATCAAACGTATCCATTTGATTCTCAAACCAAAAGCTCTCCACAGCTACGTTATGTGATGGACCAAAACACCAACAGGGCCTCCCCTGATCAGACAGACCAAAAGCAAGCTCATAAACTAGATATTTCAGAGGAAAGAGGACATTTTTCTTCAGCTACCGATCAGAGTGGTAGTAACAGTTTTTGTAATAGCAGTTTGAACCGTTTTAACAGTATAAACAAAGGCAATGTTAATTCAGTTCCAAACATGAAGTTTGGTCCAGTGTCTAGAAACGAGACTACCCTTGTTCAGGACGGAACTAATAATCGTTCTATTCAAAGAGAAGCTGCTCTGACCAAATTCCGGATGAAACGGAAAGATAGATGCTTTGAGAAGAAG GTGAGGTATGAAAGCAGAAAAAAACTTGCAGAGCAACGCCCTCGAGTGAAAGGGCAGTTTGTTCGTCAGCTGCAGACTGGTGATCTGCAGACTGGTGATGATGATCCGTCAATAGAAACTGATAATCACAATGTAGACTCCTCAGCCAATTAG
- the LOC141708309 gene encoding two-component response regulator-like APRR5 isoform X2 produces MGEVAMSGEKMEIESKNDGVVRWDKFLPRMAMRVLLVEADDSTRQIITALLRKCNYKVAAVADGLKAWELLKGRPQNVDLILTEVELPSISGFALLTLIAEHDVCKNIPVIMMSAHDSVNTVYKCMLRGAADFLVKPVRKNELKNLWQHVWRRQSSISDGPQATSDAQQKVEATAENDATSNHSSGYEACIQRNRECIEKGSDAQSSCTKPDLEAEEANLGHKQDLTQQKQNKSLIISDINMQKLDQCFNESEQMLMHDGNASGVPSVPNVTDMMTSSRDNVAADNVRANCSREAIDLIGSFDKYPTRSYRSLGSTYGTNKVESSSLLDLTLRRSHPSGSVNQVADDGHKLKQSDASAFSRYVSNRTIQLPHSTSASTSYRQKGYETSSDKQRSYQAFDYNSDTRAPVVGPDFNNLSPITSQLGQGEIQSPSPQQRAIPVTVPVRGVNLVNPSNTNVSAIPSVFFSQSSRSQLQSPNLSNYQDPTIQVNQTYPFDSQTKSSPQLRYVMDQNTNRASPDQTDQKQAHKLDISEERGHFSSATDQSGSNSFCNSSLNRFNSINKGNVNSVPNMKFGPVSRNETTLVQDGTNNRSIQREAALTKFRMKRKDRCFEKKVRYESRKKLAEQRPRVKGQFVRQLQTGDLQTGDDDPSIETDNHNVDSSAN; encoded by the exons TTGCTGCTGTTGCCGATGGTCTAAAGGCATGGGAGTTGCTGAAAGGAAGGCCACAAAACGTAGACCTTATACTGACAGAAGTGGAGCTGCCATCTATCTCTGGATTTGCTCTGCTTACGTTGATCGCAGAGCATGATGTCTGTAAAAATATTCCTGTTATAA TGATGTCTGCACATGATTCGGTTAACACAGTCTATAAATGCATGCTTAGAGGTGCTGCTGACTTTCTTGTTAAGCCTGTTAGGAAAAATGAACTGAAGAACTTATGGCAGCATGTTTGGAGAAGACAATCT TCTATTAGTGATGGGCCCCAAGCTACAAGTGATGCACAACAAAAAGTTGAAGCCACAGCCGAGAACGATGCTACTAGTAATCATTCTAGTGGCTATGAGGCATGTATTCAGAGAAATCGTGAATGCATTGAGAAAGGAAGTGATGCTCAG AGCTCTTGCACAAAACCTGATTTAGAAGCCGAGGAAGCAAACTTGGGACACAAGCAGGACCTCACACAACAGAAGCAGAACAAATCTCTAATAATAAGTGACATAAATATGCAGAAGTTGGACCAGTGCTTCAATGAAAGTGAGCAAATGCTAATGCACGACGGGAATGCTTCTG GAGTACCATCAGTTCCAAATGTCACTGATATGATGACTTCGTCAAGAGACAATGTGGCTGCTGATAATGTTCGAGCCAACTGTTCTAGGGAAGCAATTGACTTGATTGGATCATTTGATAAATACCCTACTCGCAGTTACAGAAGCTTAGGCTCAACCTATGGGACGAACAAGGTTGAGTCGTCCTCATTGCTGGACCTTACCCTGAGAAGATCTCATCCTAGTGGCTCAGTGAATCAAGTTGCAGACGACGGGCATAAGTTAAAACAGTCAGATGCCTCAGCCTTTTCAAG GTATGTTAGCAACAGGACAATTCAGCTCCCACATTCAACATCTGCAAGCACTTCTTATCGGCAAAAAGGTTATGAAACCAGTTCCGATAAACAGAGATCCTACCAAGCATTTGATTATAACTCTGATACTCGAGCACCTGTGGTTGGTCCTGATTTCAATAATTTATCCCCGATTACTAGTCAACTTGGTCAAGGTGAAATTCAATCGCCCTCCCCTCAGCAGAGAGCAATTCCTGTCACAGTTCCTGTCAGAGGTGTGAATCTTGTGAATCCATCCAATACCAATGTTTCTGCAATACCTTCTGTGTTCTTTTCCCAATCAAGCCGCTCACAATTGCAGAGTCCAAATTTATCTAATTACCAGGATCCTACCATTCAAGTTAATCAAACGTATCCATTTGATTCTCAAACCAAAAGCTCTCCACAGCTACGTTATGTGATGGACCAAAACACCAACAGGGCCTCCCCTGATCAGACAGACCAAAAGCAAGCTCATAAACTAGATATTTCAGAGGAAAGAGGACATTTTTCTTCAGCTACCGATCAGAGTGGTAGTAACAGTTTTTGTAATAGCAGTTTGAACCGTTTTAACAGTATAAACAAAGGCAATGTTAATTCAGTTCCAAACATGAAGTTTGGTCCAGTGTCTAGAAACGAGACTACCCTTGTTCAGGACGGAACTAATAATCGTTCTATTCAAAGAGAAGCTGCTCTGACCAAATTCCGGATGAAACGGAAAGATAGATGCTTTGAGAAGAAG GTGAGGTATGAAAGCAGAAAAAAACTTGCAGAGCAACGCCCTCGAGTGAAAGGGCAGTTTGTTCGTCAGCTGCAGACTGGTGATCTGCAGACTGGTGATGATGATCCGTCAATAGAAACTGATAATCACAATGTAGACTCCTCAGCCAATTAG
- the LOC141708311 gene encoding NDR1/HIN1-like protein 26 has translation MSQFDVKSPQHCAKKGFHIKKRYKKLLYTLCTVLLSVISIIFIVYFILRPSKPEFSLKEVDINQLNLSSNPQLVNSSIELTLLSKNPNQRVGIYYDELNVYASYKNQQITVPTSLPPFYQGHGDDNLLTASLVGTGLPVAPSFGYEVKRDQTVGKLVLYLKANGHLRWKILSWASGKYRFNVNCVAVLPFGPSIPSGPISSKQGTQCSTTV, from the coding sequence ATGTCTCAATTCGATGTAAAATCCCCACAACACTGTGCCAAGAAAGGTTTCCACATCAAAAAGCGCTATAAGAAGCTGTTATACACTCTGTGTACCGTACTCCTATCAGTTATCTCGATCATCTTCATCGTATATTTTATCCTACGCCCCTCAAAGCCTGAATTCTCACTCAAAGAAGTTGATatcaaccaactcaacctaagCTCAAATCCTCAGCTTGTCAACTCTTCCATTGAACTCACCTTACTATCCAAAAATCCAAACCAGAGAGTTGGCATCTACTATGATGAGCTAAATGTTTATGCATCCTACAAGAACCAGCAGATAACTGTTCCAACATCTCTACCGCCATTCTACCAAGGGCATGGGGATGACAACCTCCTAACGGCCTCATTGGTTGGTACTGGGCTGCCAGTGGCTCCCTCTTTTGGTTATGAAGTGAAACGTGACCAGACTGTGGGAAAGCTAGTCTTATATTTGAAAGCAAATGGCCATCTCCGCTGGAAAATATTGAGTTGGGCTTCCGGAAAGTACAGGTTTAACGTAAATTGTGTAGCTGTTCTGCCTTTTGGACCTTCTATTCCGTCAGGTCCAATCAGTTCTAAGCAAGGGACTCAGTGTTCTACTACGGTTTAA